Proteins encoded together in one Passer domesticus isolate bPasDom1 chromosome 6, bPasDom1.hap1, whole genome shotgun sequence window:
- the NPC2 gene encoding NPC intracellular cholesterol transporter 2: protein MVPCPLALLLALGAAATALAEPLRFVDCGSVDGSIQEVNVSPCPTQPCLLHKGTSYSINVTFASKIESQGSKAKVYGEMLHVDIPFPIPEPDGCKSGIQCPIQKGHSYSYLNKLPVKSEYPSIKLIVKWELVDDQDQMLFCWKIPVQITS from the exons atGGTGCCGTGCCCGCTCGCCCTGCTCCTGGCGCTCggcgccgccgccaccgccctGGCCGAGCCCCTCCGCTTCGTTGACTGCG GTTCCGTAGACGGCAGCATCCAGGAGGTGAACGTGAGCCCCTGCCCcactcagccctgcctgctccacaAGGGGACATCCTACAGCATCAACGTCACCTTCGCCAGCA AGATCGAGAGCCAGGGCAGTAAAGCAAAGGTGTACGGGGAGATGCTGCACGTGGACATACCCTTCCCTATTCCTGAGCCTGATGGATGCAAGTCTGGGATCCAGTGCCCCATTCAGAAGGGCCATTCCTACAGCTACCTGAACAAACTGCCTGTGAAGAGCGAGTACCCCAGC ATTAAACTGATTGTGAAGTGGGAGCTGGTAGACGACCAGGACCAGATGTTGTTCTGCTGGAAGATACCAGTGCAGATTACCAGCTGA
- the ISCA2 gene encoding iron-sulfur cluster assembly 2 homolog, mitochondrial has product MAAGRGWAGMAAPAALRWWWMLALGGRTSRCSASPCPGRALPRPPAGPARPAGSLLRWASSFSEPGPTESGPSEGQIFLSESCVKRLLEIAEGSEFLRLQVEGGGCSGFQYKFSLDTVINPDDRVFEQGGARVVVDADSLAFVKGSMVDFSQELIRSSFQVVSNPQAEKGCSCGTSFSVKF; this is encoded by the exons atggcggcggggcggggctgggctggcatgGCGGCGCCGGCGGCGCTGCGGTGGTGGTGGATGTTGGCGCTGGGCGGCCGGACGAG CCGGTGCTCCGCTTCACCGTGCCCAGGCCGAGCGCTGCCGAGGCCCCCGGCCGGCCCTGCCCGCccggctggctccctgctgcgCTGGGCGTCGTCCTTCTCCGAGCCGGGCCCGACGGAGAGCGGCCCCAGCGAAGGACAGATCTTCCTCAGCGAGAGCTGCGTGAAG agGCTGCTGGAGATTGCAGAAGGATCGGAGTTTCTCAGGCTGCAGGTGGAAGGAGGTGGCTGCTCCGGATTCCAGTACAAGTTTTCCTTGGACACAGTTATCAATCCTGATGACAG ggtGTTTGAACAAGGTGGTGCCCGTGTGGTTGTGGATGCGGACAGCCTGGCCTTTGTGAAAGGATCCATGGTGGATTTCAGCCAAGAGCTGATCCGAAGCTCCTTCCAGGTGGTGAGCAACCCCCAGGCAGAGAAGGGTTGCTCATGTGGGACTTCCTTCTCTGTCAAATTCTGA